A region of Lacinutrix sp. Hel_I_90 DNA encodes the following proteins:
- the thrA gene encoding bifunctional aspartate kinase/homoserine dehydrogenase I, translating to MQVLKFGGTSVGSSKNINRVIAILEDYAKQSKVICVVSAVGGITDRLLKAGQLAKDNNKDYKKEYKAIKNKHLTMLSELIPTNETKVADALEEKLKQLKNLLDGIFLINELSPQTSDRLLSFGELLSSFIIAETLKSRSMSAARKNAQELIITNSNFTKAEVKFEPTNSNIRTYFKDAHQSITILPGFISKSTNNEITTLGRGGSDYTAAIVAAALQVEKLEIWTDVSGMYTTNPKLVKQAYPIQRISYQEAMELSHFGAKVLYPPTVQPVLNLKIPIQIKNTMDPKAVGTLISDGGNGKSSTATGITNINNIALLTLQGNGMVGVPGFSKRLFETLAQEKVNIILITQASSEHSICFGIDVQDANLAELAINQVFEYEIATNKIDPIIVEKELSIIALIGDKMKSHQGISGKMFSTLGKNNINIRAIAQGASERNISAVITEKDVKKALNSLHESFFESDTKQLNVFITGVGNVGERLVEQIKQQQQYLKKHLKINLRVAGLSNSRTMVFNEEGLDLKDWKVTLKEGEVATLDGFFDGAKALNLRNSIFVDVTANEAVSKLYTRYLKESIAVVACNKIACSSTYENYVALKAHALEYNASFLFETNVGAGLPVIDTLSNLMASGDKITSIQAVLSGSLNFVFNNFNDTTKFHDVVKQAQAEGYTEPDPRIDLSGVDVARKILILARESGTAMNLDDITNDSFLTKANLECDSVAHFYSTLISDEAHFQKLYASAKAKDCQLKYVAEFNNGQAKVGLKEIPQGHPFYNLEGKDNIVMFYTQRYPEQPMIIKGAGAGADVTASGLFADIIRVGNN from the coding sequence ATGCAAGTATTAAAATTTGGAGGAACCTCTGTTGGTTCTTCAAAAAACATCAATAGAGTTATCGCTATTTTAGAAGACTATGCTAAACAAAGTAAGGTGATCTGTGTGGTGTCTGCCGTTGGTGGCATTACCGATAGGTTATTAAAAGCTGGGCAATTAGCAAAGGACAATAACAAAGACTATAAAAAGGAGTATAAAGCCATTAAGAATAAACATTTAACTATGCTTTCTGAATTAATTCCTACCAACGAGACTAAAGTTGCAGATGCTCTAGAAGAAAAGCTCAAGCAATTAAAAAATCTTTTAGATGGTATTTTTTTAATCAATGAATTATCACCTCAAACCTCTGATCGTCTGTTAAGTTTTGGCGAACTATTGTCATCATTTATTATTGCTGAAACGCTAAAAAGCAGAAGCATGAGCGCAGCGCGAAAAAATGCGCAAGAGCTTATTATTACCAATTCAAATTTTACAAAAGCTGAAGTTAAATTTGAACCTACAAACTCAAATATTCGTACGTATTTTAAAGATGCCCATCAAAGTATTACCATTCTACCTGGTTTTATTTCAAAATCTACAAACAACGAGATTACCACTTTAGGACGTGGTGGCTCAGACTATACTGCGGCTATTGTTGCGGCTGCATTACAGGTGGAGAAACTGGAAATATGGACCGACGTTAGTGGCATGTATACTACTAATCCGAAACTTGTAAAGCAGGCCTATCCTATTCAGCGCATTAGCTATCAAGAAGCTATGGAATTATCCCATTTTGGGGCTAAAGTATTGTATCCGCCAACGGTGCAACCTGTACTCAATTTAAAAATCCCTATTCAAATTAAAAACACGATGGACCCTAAAGCCGTTGGAACCCTGATTTCAGATGGTGGCAATGGGAAATCCTCAACAGCAACGGGGATCACAAATATTAACAATATTGCTTTATTAACCCTTCAAGGTAATGGTATGGTGGGCGTGCCTGGTTTTTCAAAACGTTTGTTTGAAACATTGGCTCAAGAGAAAGTTAATATTATTTTAATTACACAAGCCTCGTCTGAGCATTCTATTTGTTTTGGTATAGACGTACAAGATGCCAACCTTGCCGAATTGGCTATTAACCAAGTCTTTGAATATGAAATAGCGACAAATAAAATAGACCCTATCATTGTTGAAAAAGAGCTCTCTATTATCGCTTTAATTGGTGACAAAATGAAAAGTCACCAAGGTATTAGTGGTAAAATGTTTAGTACGTTAGGGAAAAACAATATTAATATCCGTGCGATTGCGCAAGGTGCCTCAGAAAGAAATATCTCTGCGGTCATTACAGAAAAAGATGTAAAAAAAGCACTAAACAGCTTGCATGAAAGTTTTTTTGAAAGTGATACCAAACAACTTAATGTATTTATTACCGGCGTAGGAAATGTAGGCGAACGCTTAGTAGAACAAATAAAACAACAGCAACAGTATTTAAAAAAGCATTTAAAAATCAATTTACGTGTTGCAGGATTGTCTAATTCTCGAACGATGGTTTTTAATGAAGAAGGTCTGGATTTAAAAGACTGGAAAGTTACATTAAAAGAAGGTGAAGTGGCTACTTTAGATGGCTTTTTTGATGGTGCAAAAGCCTTAAACCTTCGCAACAGTATTTTTGTAGACGTGACGGCCAATGAAGCAGTATCTAAGTTATATACCAGATATTTAAAAGAAAGTATTGCTGTGGTCGCCTGTAATAAAATAGCCTGTTCAAGTACTTACGAAAACTATGTCGCCCTTAAAGCGCATGCTTTAGAATACAATGCGTCCTTCTTGTTTGAAACCAATGTTGGCGCAGGACTACCTGTTATCGACACCTTGAGTAATTTAATGGCTTCTGGGGATAAAATAACATCGATTCAAGCGGTCTTATCTGGTAGTTTAAACTTTGTCTTTAATAACTTTAATGATACTACAAAGTTTCACGACGTGGTGAAGCAAGCACAAGCTGAAGGGTATACCGAGCCAGATCCAAGAATAGATTTAAGCGGTGTTGATGTGGCTAGAAAAATACTCATTTTAGCCAGAGAAAGTGGAACAGCAATGAATCTGGACGACATTACCAACGACTCCTTTTTAACGAAAGCTAATTTAGAATGCGACTCGGTAGCTCATTTTTATAGCACATTAATTTCAGATGAAGCACATTTTCAAAAATTGTATGCTTCTGCCAAAGCTAAAGACTGCCAATTAAAATATGTTGCAGAATTTAATAATGGACAAGCCAAAGTTGGATTAAAGGAAATCCCACAAGGGCATCCGTTTTATAATTTGGAAGGAAAAGATAATATTGTCATGTTTTATACCCAGCGTTATCCAGAACAACCCATGATTATTAAAGGTGCTGGTGCGGGTGCAGATGTTACGGCTTCTGGATTATTTGCAGATATTATTCGTGTAGGAAATAATTAA
- the thrC gene encoding threonine synthase, translated as MNYYSLNKQAPNTTFKNAVIKGLAPDKGLYFPESITPLPESFFENINTLSASEIAFEAIKQFVSPDIPEAILKTIVEDTLSFDFPVVTLNDSISTLELFHGPTMAFKDVGARFMARCLGYFNKNNTNEITVLVATSGDTGGAVANGFLGVKGVNVVILYPSGKVSAIQEKQLTTLGQNITALEVDGVFDDCQDMVKRAFLDEALTSKMQLTSANSINVARWIPQLFYFMFAYKQLHNTHKDLVFSVPSGNFGNVCAGMMAQQLGLPIKHFIASNNDNNVVTEYLKTEVYNPKPSVQTISNAMDVGNPSNFIRIREIYKNDFKALKENLSSFSFSDEATRTALKELHDTFNYVADPHGAVGYLGCKAYLKEHPKAHCVFLETAHPTKFLEVVEAVIEEKQALPPQIQAVMGKDKVATKISSYEELKVFLLK; from the coding sequence ATGAACTATTACAGTCTAAACAAACAAGCACCAAACACAACGTTTAAAAACGCTGTTATAAAAGGATTAGCGCCAGATAAAGGGCTGTACTTTCCAGAAAGCATTACACCCTTACCAGAATCGTTTTTTGAAAACATCAATACGCTAAGCGCTTCGGAAATAGCATTTGAAGCAATCAAACAATTTGTGAGTCCGGATATTCCTGAAGCCATACTTAAAACAATTGTTGAAGACACCTTGTCATTTGATTTTCCTGTGGTGACCTTAAATGACAGTATTTCAACTTTAGAACTATTTCACGGGCCAACCATGGCCTTTAAAGATGTTGGCGCCCGATTTATGGCGCGTTGTTTAGGCTATTTCAATAAAAACAACACTAACGAAATTACTGTTTTAGTGGCGACTTCTGGAGATACTGGTGGCGCTGTTGCTAACGGATTTCTTGGTGTAAAAGGGGTTAATGTCGTTATTCTTTACCCTAGCGGAAAGGTGAGTGCTATACAGGAAAAGCAATTAACCACTTTAGGACAAAATATCACGGCATTAGAAGTCGACGGTGTCTTTGACGATTGTCAGGATATGGTAAAACGTGCATTTTTAGATGAAGCGCTAACCAGCAAAATGCAACTCACCTCTGCAAATTCTATTAATGTGGCGCGTTGGATACCGCAACTCTTTTATTTTATGTTTGCTTACAAGCAGTTACATAACACCCATAAAGACCTCGTGTTTTCTGTACCAAGTGGAAATTTCGGAAACGTGTGCGCCGGTATGATGGCACAACAACTGGGATTACCCATTAAGCACTTTATTGCCTCTAATAACGACAATAACGTGGTTACAGAGTATTTAAAAACTGAAGTGTACAACCCAAAACCATCCGTGCAAACCATTAGTAATGCTATGGATGTTGGGAACCCAAGTAATTTTATTCGCATTCGAGAAATTTATAAAAATGATTTTAAGGCCTTAAAAGAAAACTTATCTTCTTTTAGTTTTAGTGATGAAGCCACCCGGACCGCTTTAAAAGAGCTTCACGACACCTTTAATTATGTTGCAGATCCACACGGCGCTGTAGGTTACTTAGGTTGTAAAGCCTATTTAAAGGAACATCCTAAGGCACATTGTGTGTTTCTAGAAACGGCGCATCCCACTAAATTTTTAGAAGTGGTTGAAGCCGTGATTGAAGAAAAGCAGGCATTACCGCCACAAATTCAGGCCGTTATGGGTAAAGACAAAGTCGCGACTAAAATTAGTAGCTATGAGGAATTAAAAGTGTTTTTACTTAAATAA
- a CDS encoding homoserine kinase: MNVIKIFSPATVANVSCGFDVLGFCLDTIGDEMLIRKTKEKGIRITKIEGYDLPFEAEKNVAGVSALALIEVAKPDCGFEIEIYKKIKPGSGIGSSSASAAGSVWAINELLGKPFSKAQITNFAMKGEALASGCEHADNIAPAIFGGITLVKSCAPLKVLEIPTPSALYATIIHPEIEIKTAEARAILPKQVDLQNAITQWANVGSLVHAMHTNDYDLIRESLHDVIVEPYRSQLIPYFNEVKTESIKSGALGAGISGSGPSIFALSKGKAAAEAVAHAMKKVYSQTDIQFNVYVSKINMEGIRVIKCN; the protein is encoded by the coding sequence ATGAATGTAATAAAAATATTTTCACCAGCAACGGTAGCCAACGTCTCCTGCGGATTCGATGTGCTCGGTTTTTGTTTAGACACTATTGGGGATGAAATGCTAATACGAAAAACTAAAGAAAAAGGGATTCGCATTACCAAAATTGAAGGTTATGATTTGCCCTTTGAAGCTGAAAAGAATGTCGCTGGTGTCTCAGCTTTAGCCTTAATTGAAGTAGCGAAACCCGATTGTGGATTCGAAATCGAAATTTATAAAAAAATAAAACCCGGCAGTGGTATTGGCAGTAGTTCTGCCAGTGCTGCGGGTAGCGTATGGGCCATTAACGAGTTATTAGGCAAACCGTTTAGTAAAGCACAAATCACAAATTTTGCGATGAAAGGAGAAGCCCTCGCTAGTGGCTGCGAACATGCAGATAATATTGCGCCCGCAATATTTGGAGGAATTACCTTAGTGAAATCTTGCGCGCCTTTAAAGGTTTTAGAAATTCCGACGCCTTCCGCATTGTATGCCACAATCATTCACCCAGAAATAGAAATAAAAACAGCGGAAGCCAGAGCTATTCTGCCAAAACAAGTTGATTTACAGAACGCCATTACACAATGGGCAAACGTGGGGAGCTTAGTACATGCCATGCATACCAATGACTATGATTTAATTCGTGAGTCCTTACATGATGTTATTGTTGAGCCTTACAGAAGCCAATTAATTCCGTATTTTAATGAAGTAAAAACCGAAAGTATAAAGTCTGGTGCTTTAGGCGCGGGCATTTCGGGCTCAGGACCTTCTATTTTTGCCTTATCAAAAGGGAAAGCTGCTGCAGAAGCTGTTGCCCATGCAATGAAAAAAGTCTATTCTCAAACAGATATTCAGTTTAATGTGTATGTGTCTAAGATTAATATGGAAGGGATTAGAGTAATTAAATGTAACTGA